The following coding sequences lie in one Niabella agricola genomic window:
- the lptC gene encoding LPS export ABC transporter periplasmic protein LptC, with product MKLRSSYVLLAAVLLLLTACENTDEEINALSKKVSMTDKALKVESYLSQGGKVKARLTAPIMLRVQADTVYTEFPKTLHVDFYNDSAKIESKLDSKYGKYMESISMIYLRDSVRVVSVKGDTLYCQDLWWDQNKQLFYTDKPARYNAHDQRVQGDHGLEATQDLKDVKFKNAHGQAQMAPGAIPGSTGVPGPVDTSSAKGAPGQTGASGKTGAQPPKK from the coding sequence TTGAAGTTACGTTCATCATACGTTTTACTTGCTGCAGTGCTGCTGCTTTTGACCGCCTGTGAAAATACAGACGAGGAGATCAACGCGCTTAGCAAAAAGGTTTCCATGACCGACAAAGCACTGAAAGTAGAAAGTTACCTGTCGCAGGGAGGCAAAGTCAAAGCCCGGCTCACCGCTCCCATTATGCTTCGCGTGCAGGCGGATACGGTTTATACAGAATTTCCCAAAACATTGCATGTAGACTTCTATAACGACAGCGCCAAAATCGAAAGCAAGCTCGACAGCAAATACGGCAAATACATGGAATCCATCAGCATGATCTATCTTCGTGACAGTGTGCGGGTGGTATCGGTAAAAGGAGATACCCTATATTGCCAGGATCTCTGGTGGGACCAGAACAAACAGCTTTTTTATACCGATAAACCGGCCCGGTATAATGCCCACGATCAACGGGTGCAGGGCGATCATGGCCTGGAGGCAACCCAGGATCTGAAAGACGTAAAATTCAAAAATGCGCATGGCCAGGCGCAGATGGCCCCGGGGGCCATTCCCGGTTCAACCGGGGTTCCAGGTCCGGTGGATACTTCTTCTGCTAAAGGCGCCCCCGGCCAAACAGGAGCCTCCGGTAAAACCGGAGCGCAACCTCCAAAAAAGTAA
- a CDS encoding type III pantothenate kinase — translation MSTTLCFDFGNTRKKVAVFHNNELTKTLVLQDDTTATIRSLVEAYQPAKSILSSVIHHNEEIETVLKDTTRFHLLNYQSQLPITTPVGKPETIGSDRLAIASGGVHFYPGKNLLLIGLGTCVTLNFVNKYRELVGGAISPGLEMRLKSMQYYTAKLPLVAPKADVPLMGYDTETNILSGVILGMAYELDGFIAAYEEKFDNFNVVLTGGDMQHLASHLKSRIFADPELIFKGLYAISEVNNA, via the coding sequence ATGTCTACCACACTTTGTTTCGACTTTGGAAATACAAGGAAAAAAGTTGCTGTTTTTCATAACAATGAACTTACAAAAACCCTTGTACTGCAGGATGACACCACAGCAACCATCCGATCGCTGGTCGAGGCTTATCAACCGGCAAAGTCCATTCTGTCTTCGGTTATCCATCATAATGAAGAGATAGAGACGGTTTTAAAAGACACTACCCGTTTTCACCTGCTCAATTACCAGTCCCAACTGCCCATTACCACACCGGTAGGCAAACCCGAAACCATTGGCTCAGACCGGCTGGCCATTGCTTCGGGCGGCGTGCATTTTTATCCCGGCAAAAACCTGCTCCTGATCGGGCTGGGCACCTGCGTTACCCTCAATTTTGTAAATAAGTACCGGGAACTGGTGGGCGGTGCTATTTCACCGGGATTGGAAATGCGGCTAAAGTCCATGCAGTATTATACTGCAAAGTTGCCTCTTGTTGCCCCAAAAGCAGATGTTCCATTGATGGGGTATGATACAGAAACCAATATTTTATCCGGTGTTATCCTGGGAATGGCCTATGAACTGGATGGGTTTATAGCAGCTTACGAGGAAAAATTCGACAACTTTAACGTGGTATTAACCGGTGGGGATATGCAACATTTGGCATCACACCTGAAAAGCAGGATATTTGCCGACCCTGAATTAATATTTAAAGGCCTATATGCTATTAGTGAAGTTAACAACGCTTAG
- a CDS encoding rhomboid family intramembrane serine protease: MSSYFTRPAEKFPPAIKYLIAINVVVWVAQLIFDNKYGQSVIMIGGAMDSVGFLTGKLGLWPIGEGFKPYQLITHMFAHAASGSQMFFHILFNMFTLWMFGRILENVWGSKRFLIFYFICGLGSAALHLAVQYYTNTGSMAVGASGAVMGVLVAFAMTFPNTELYIMFIPVPVKAKWAITGLIAIDLFFGLYSASGDTIAHYAHLGGAITGFILLKIWNKTNRRNFY, encoded by the coding sequence ATGAGTTCATACTTTACAAGACCCGCCGAAAAGTTTCCTCCCGCCATCAAATACCTGATCGCCATTAATGTGGTGGTTTGGGTGGCCCAGCTCATCTTCGACAACAAATATGGCCAATCGGTAATCATGATCGGCGGGGCGATGGACAGCGTAGGTTTTCTAACGGGCAAACTGGGCCTCTGGCCCATCGGCGAAGGCTTTAAGCCCTATCAGCTGATTACGCATATGTTTGCTCATGCGGCTTCCGGTTCACAAATGTTTTTCCATATTCTTTTTAATATGTTTACGCTCTGGATGTTTGGGCGTATCCTTGAAAATGTTTGGGGCTCCAAACGGTTCCTGATCTTCTATTTTATTTGCGGACTGGGCTCGGCAGCATTGCACCTGGCTGTTCAGTATTATACCAACACCGGCAGCATGGCCGTAGGCGCTTCCGGCGCTGTAATGGGCGTACTGGTAGCATTTGCCATGACCTTTCCCAACACGGAGCTGTATATCATGTTTATCCCCGTGCCGGTAAAGGCTAAATGGGCCATTACCGGATTGATCGCCATTGACCTGTTTTTTGGATTGTACAGTGCATCCGGTGATACCATTGCGCATTATGCACACCTGGGAGGCGCCATTACCGGCTTTATTCTCCTGAAAATCTGGAATAAAACAAACCGGCGTAATTTTTACTAA
- a CDS encoding LON peptidase substrate-binding domain-containing protein translates to MTNFIPIFPLSIVVFPGEQVNLHIFEPRYKQLIHESATSHKPFGIPVVVNNQLQEWGSLVHVEEIVKTYENGEMDIHTKGGDLFRILEVIREIPEKLYSGAIVNYPQNNRNGNPEVMLQLVKQMRALHDYLQVKKEFRKEDHLLTAYDIAHHSGLTIEEEYEFLQLTQERQRQEYLKRHFEKTLPVFEQMNALKQKIQMNGHFRNLSGFDLK, encoded by the coding sequence ATGACCAATTTCATACCGATATTTCCGTTGTCGATCGTTGTATTTCCCGGAGAACAGGTAAACCTGCATATTTTTGAACCCAGGTATAAACAACTGATCCACGAATCGGCTACCAGCCATAAACCGTTTGGGATACCGGTGGTTGTCAACAACCAGCTCCAGGAATGGGGCTCATTGGTGCACGTGGAGGAGATAGTAAAGACCTATGAAAATGGCGAAATGGACATTCATACAAAAGGAGGTGATCTGTTTCGGATTTTAGAAGTAATCCGGGAGATCCCGGAAAAACTCTATTCCGGAGCCATTGTCAATTACCCGCAAAACAACCGGAACGGCAATCCTGAGGTAATGCTGCAGCTGGTAAAGCAAATGCGTGCCCTACACGACTACCTGCAGGTAAAAAAAGAGTTCCGGAAAGAGGATCATCTGTTAACCGCCTATGATATCGCACACCATTCCGGTCTTACCATCGAGGAGGAATATGAATTTTTACAACTGACCCAGGAACGACAACGGCAGGAATACCTGAAGCGGCATTTTGAAAAAACACTGCCGGTTTTTGAACAGATGAACGCACTAAAACAAAAGATACAAATGAATGGTCATTTCCGAAACCTGAGCGGATTTGATCTGAAATAG
- the lptB gene encoding LPS export ABC transporter ATP-binding protein — translation MLMKIHTKDLVKRYGERTVVNHVSFEVNQGEIVGLLGPNGAGKTTSFYQVVGLIKPDEGDVFLNDLNITKLPMYKRAQMGIGYLPQEASVFRKLSVEDNISAVLEMTKLPRAEQKEKLESLLAEFRLGHVRKSNGDVLSGGERRRTEIARALAVNPRFILLDEPFAGIDPIAVEDIQSIVARLKYKNIGILITDHNVNETLSICDRAYLLIDGKIFEKGTAEELAANEQVRRLYLGRNFELKRKDYLHEEAQQNSAQEQTASENEATGL, via the coding sequence ATGTTGATGAAAATACATACCAAGGACCTGGTAAAGCGTTATGGCGAACGTACGGTGGTAAACCACGTTTCTTTTGAGGTGAACCAGGGCGAAATTGTAGGCTTGCTGGGGCCAAACGGTGCGGGTAAAACCACGTCGTTTTACCAGGTGGTGGGCCTGATCAAGCCCGACGAAGGGGATGTATTTTTAAATGATCTGAACATTACCAAGCTGCCAATGTATAAACGGGCACAGATGGGTATTGGTTACCTCCCGCAGGAAGCGTCCGTTTTCCGGAAGCTGAGCGTAGAGGACAATATTTCGGCCGTATTGGAAATGACCAAACTTCCGCGGGCGGAACAAAAGGAGAAATTGGAATCGCTGCTGGCTGAGTTCCGGCTGGGGCATGTGCGGAAGAGCAACGGCGATGTGCTGAGCGGCGGGGAACGAAGAAGAACGGAGATTGCAAGAGCGCTTGCAGTAAACCCAAGGTTTATCCTGCTGGATGAGCCCTTTGCAGGGATCGACCCCATTGCCGTGGAAGATATCCAGAGTATTGTGGCCCGGTTAAAATACAAAAATATCGGCATCCTGATCACGGATCATAACGTAAACGAAACCCTCTCGATATGTGATCGAGCCTATTTGCTGATCGACGGAAAGATCTTTGAGAAAGGTACCGCTGAAGAATTGGCCGCCAATGAACAGGTGCGGCGCCTATACCTGGGCCGGAATTTCGAGCTGAAACGGAAAGATTACCTGCATGAAGAAGCCCAGCAAAACTCTGCTCAGGAACAAACAGCATCCGAAAACGAAGCAACCGGTCTTTAA
- a CDS encoding SDR family oxidoreductase codes for MIFKDKTIVISGATRGIGKAIALKLAAEGANIVIAAKSVTENEKLGGTIYSAAEAINTAGGRALPVPCDVREEDQVQHVMKAAVETFGGIDIVINNASAISLTDTAATPRKRYDLMQDINVRGSFLMVQAALPHLKKSSNAHILTLSPPINLNPKWLGPHIAYTISKYNMSLLTLGWAEEFKNIPIAANALWPKTTIDTAAVRNLLGGQALANMSRTPRIVADAAFYVLQKEARRCTGNCFLDEEVLKAEGITDFDAYAITPGGPLYTDLFLDS; via the coding sequence ATGATTTTTAAGGATAAAACCATTGTTATTTCCGGCGCCACCCGTGGCATTGGAAAGGCCATAGCCCTGAAGCTTGCTGCGGAAGGCGCCAATATCGTTATTGCCGCCAAGTCGGTAACCGAAAACGAAAAGCTTGGAGGCACCATTTATTCGGCTGCCGAAGCAATAAATACAGCTGGGGGCCGGGCATTGCCAGTGCCCTGTGACGTACGGGAGGAGGACCAGGTACAGCATGTAATGAAGGCAGCGGTGGAAACCTTTGGCGGCATCGACATTGTCATCAACAATGCCTCGGCAATTTCCTTAACAGATACGGCAGCCACACCCCGGAAAAGATATGACCTGATGCAGGATATTAATGTACGGGGAAGTTTTTTAATGGTACAGGCCGCCCTGCCCCATCTTAAAAAATCATCCAACGCACATATTCTTACGCTGTCACCTCCCATCAACCTTAATCCCAAATGGCTGGGACCGCATATTGCCTATACCATCTCCAAGTACAATATGAGCCTGTTAACGCTGGGATGGGCTGAAGAATTTAAAAATATTCCCATTGCGGCCAATGCATTATGGCCCAAAACCACCATTGACACGGCAGCCGTGCGCAACCTGCTGGGCGGACAGGCCCTGGCCAATATGAGCCGCACACCCCGGATTGTGGCAGACGCCGCGTTCTATGTCTTACAAAAAGAAGCGCGTCGCTGTACTGGTAATTGCTTCCTGGACGAGGAAGTACTGAAAGCCGAAGGCATCACCGACTTCGACGCTTATGCAATTACGCCCGGAGGGCCGCTTTACACCGACCTGTTCCTGGATAGCTAG
- a CDS encoding rhomboid family intramembrane serine protease, which yields MSFGTRVNPLVILIAISMILFVVLAFFKALTYLRFDEGSDVTGYFNDHILSTIALSPKLSTALAKTWTFLTYSFVQVNVWELIANMLWLWCFGFIFIDITGNRKLIPLFIYSTVLSGLVYVFVCKSMHPETHAFPYFSGSGACILAIAAAATTISPNYKLLPMLNGGISLWIITLIYTVIDFATIPPGVPALYFSQLTGALTGFLFIYLLRKGYDGSEWMNRIYDWFINLFNPERSENRKKIKDTYFYKTSTEPFTKTARLTQQRLDAILDKMNQAGGYEMLTEEEKDFLNRASQEDLKGK from the coding sequence TTGTCTTTTGGAACACGGGTAAATCCACTGGTTATACTCATTGCAATCAGCATGATCCTGTTTGTGGTACTTGCTTTTTTTAAAGCGCTGACTTACCTGCGTTTTGATGAGGGCTCCGATGTAACGGGGTATTTCAACGACCATATCCTGAGCACCATCGCCTTATCTCCAAAACTGAGCACCGCCTTAGCTAAAACCTGGACCTTTCTTACCTATTCATTTGTACAGGTAAATGTATGGGAACTTATTGCGAATATGTTGTGGCTCTGGTGCTTCGGTTTTATTTTCATAGATATCACCGGAAACAGAAAGCTGATTCCCCTTTTTATTTATTCCACGGTATTGTCAGGCCTGGTTTATGTTTTTGTCTGCAAATCCATGCACCCCGAAACCCACGCCTTTCCTTACTTCAGCGGATCAGGTGCCTGTATCCTGGCCATTGCCGCGGCGGCTACCACCATTTCTCCCAATTATAAGCTGCTGCCGATGCTAAATGGAGGCATTTCCCTGTGGATCATCACGCTTATTTATACAGTCATTGATTTCGCAACCATTCCTCCCGGTGTACCGGCGCTTTATTTTTCGCAGCTCACGGGAGCGCTAACTGGCTTCCTGTTTATTTATCTGTTACGGAAGGGCTATGACGGAAGTGAGTGGATGAACCGGATATACGACTGGTTCATTAACCTGTTCAACCCCGAGAGGTCGGAAAACCGGAAAAAAATAAAGGATACTTATTTTTATAAAACATCCACAGAACCCTTTACGAAAACTGCCCGGCTTACCCAGCAGCGGCTGGATGCCATTTTAGATAAAATGAACCAAGCTGGTGGTTACGAAATGCTTACAGAGGAAGAGAAGGATTTTTTAAACCGCGCCAGCCAGGAAGATCTTAAAGGCAAATAG
- a CDS encoding endonuclease/exonuclease/phosphatase family protein, with product MSVFAKISNKVLLSINILVVLFFLLACLAAYISPMDWPVLYLFSLGFPFLLLLVLVFFGWWLFIKKQWALISAAALILGGGAITNFFAFNFKKPFHQEKKADHIRVVTWNVARFVEMVINNNKGSQTRYKMLQQIKAANADILCFQEFSSSINPDWYNNIVAVSKGLGYPYFYYSHDWDGDRLFNGSVIFSRLPITDTGIIRYPRPTLPEALLFVDIKKGARLFRVYTTHLQSNQFRKEDISKIEALKKAKGNIISNAFYIFTKLRTAIQHRSIQADMMPEILKNSPNPTIFCGDLNDVPNSYTYHTVKGDMQDAFLKKGLGIGRTYNSLSPTLRIDYIFTDDRFKIDQIKRVTTNYSDHYMMICDLQLTPGSD from the coding sequence ATGAGTGTTTTTGCAAAAATCAGCAATAAGGTTTTACTGAGCATCAATATTTTGGTGGTCCTTTTTTTCTTATTGGCCTGCTTGGCCGCCTATATCAGTCCTATGGACTGGCCTGTTCTCTACCTGTTTAGCCTGGGCTTTCCTTTTTTATTACTGTTGGTGCTGGTTTTTTTTGGTTGGTGGCTCTTTATTAAAAAACAATGGGCCCTGATCTCTGCAGCAGCATTAATCCTTGGAGGTGGCGCTATAACCAACTTCTTCGCCTTTAATTTTAAAAAGCCCTTTCACCAGGAAAAGAAAGCTGACCATATCCGCGTCGTTACCTGGAACGTAGCGCGCTTTGTGGAGATGGTCATCAATAATAATAAAGGCAGTCAGACCCGTTATAAAATGCTCCAGCAAATAAAGGCCGCCAATGCAGATATCCTGTGCTTTCAGGAGTTCAGCTCTTCCATTAACCCCGATTGGTACAATAATATTGTGGCCGTAAGCAAGGGGCTGGGCTATCCGTATTTTTATTATTCCCACGATTGGGATGGAGACCGGCTGTTTAACGGCAGTGTGATCTTCAGCCGGCTTCCCATTACCGATACCGGTATCATCCGCTATCCCCGCCCAACGCTACCGGAGGCCCTGCTCTTTGTAGACATCAAAAAAGGAGCCCGGCTATTCCGGGTGTATACTACCCACCTTCAATCGAACCAGTTCCGAAAAGAAGATATTTCCAAAATCGAAGCACTGAAAAAGGCAAAAGGCAACATCATCAGCAACGCCTTTTATATCTTCACCAAGCTGCGAACCGCCATCCAGCACCGGAGCATCCAGGCCGATATGATGCCGGAGATCCTGAAGAACAGTCCAAACCCCACCATTTTCTGCGGAGATCTTAATGATGTGCCCAACTCCTATACCTATCACACCGTTAAAGGCGATATGCAGGATGCGTTTCTTAAAAAAGGGCTGGGTATTGGCAGAACATATAATTCCCTTTCGCCCACGTTGCGGATCGACTATATTTTTACCGATGACCGGTTTAAAATCGACCAGATCAAAAGGGTGACCACCAACTATTCCGACCACTATATGATGATCTGTGATTTGCAGTTAACACCCGGTTCCGATTAA
- a CDS encoding DUF1330 domain-containing protein encodes MIFITQLIYVNEGSEAVFHDFEQRTIPLIKKYNGRLLFRLRPEKAAFIEINTDPPYEVHLVSFETEDDFKRFMGDEERKEFLYLKEQSIRSAVLIQGKQL; translated from the coding sequence ATGATATTTATTACACAACTCATTTATGTTAATGAAGGAAGCGAAGCCGTTTTCCATGATTTTGAGCAACGGACCATACCATTGATAAAAAAATACAACGGCCGGCTTTTGTTCCGGTTACGCCCGGAAAAAGCCGCCTTCATTGAAATCAATACGGACCCGCCCTATGAAGTGCACCTGGTTTCCTTTGAAACCGAGGATGATTTCAAGCGGTTCATGGGCGATGAGGAAAGAAAAGAATTTTTATATTTAAAGGAACAATCCATCCGGTCGGCTGTTCTCATTCAGGGAAAACAACTATAA
- the meaB gene encoding methylmalonyl Co-A mutase-associated GTPase MeaB: MKSIARAISLVENEQEGYAAFLESLRQHAVPVVGITGPPGAGKSTLTDALIGLAIAEGKRVAVICVDPSSPFHLGALLGDRIRLNRWYLDERVFIRSLASRGAMGGLNPKVIEITDLLKAAPFDLIIVETVGVGQSEIEIAGLADVTIVVLVPEAGDEVQTMKAGLMEIADIFVVNKSDRPGADLFIKHLRQMLAPAFSRTTGLLPVIPTVAHEMKGVDVLYQQLLEKIAAAVPNERKSWLLAEKAYLLLQKKRMQGIDKRALKEAIEAEMKTGRFNLYRFVKNGAPQ; encoded by the coding sequence ATGAAAAGTATCGCCCGGGCTATCAGTCTTGTAGAAAATGAGCAGGAAGGATATGCCGCTTTCCTGGAGAGTCTCCGGCAGCATGCCGTTCCCGTGGTAGGCATTACCGGTCCTCCGGGGGCGGGAAAAAGTACCTTAACAGACGCACTGATAGGATTAGCGATAGCCGAGGGCAAAAGAGTGGCGGTGATCTGCGTGGACCCCTCCTCTCCTTTTCATTTGGGAGCGCTTTTGGGCGACCGCATCCGCTTAAACCGGTGGTACCTGGATGAACGGGTTTTTATCCGTTCGCTTGCGAGCCGGGGTGCAATGGGCGGGCTCAATCCGAAAGTCATTGAAATCACCGACTTGCTGAAAGCTGCGCCTTTCGATCTCATTATTGTTGAAACGGTGGGCGTGGGACAAAGTGAAATTGAGATTGCCGGACTGGCAGACGTAACAATTGTGGTGCTGGTGCCGGAGGCTGGTGATGAAGTTCAAACGATGAAGGCTGGCTTAATGGAAATTGCAGACATCTTTGTGGTGAACAAGAGCGACCGCCCGGGTGCCGATCTTTTTATAAAGCATCTGCGGCAGATGCTGGCACCGGCGTTTTCCAGAACAACCGGATTGCTGCCGGTGATACCTACAGTGGCTCATGAAATGAAGGGGGTGGACGTATTGTATCAGCAACTGCTTGAGAAAATTGCAGCGGCTGTTCCAAATGAGCGAAAGAGCTGGCTTTTGGCAGAGAAAGCATACCTGCTCCTTCAAAAAAAACGGATGCAGGGCATCGATAAAAGGGCGTTAAAAGAAGCGATAGAGGCCGAAATGAAAACGGGCCGGTTTAATTTATACCGGTTTGTAAAAAACGGAGCTCCGCAATAA
- the metF gene encoding methylenetetrahydrofolate reductase [NAD(P)H] — translation MKVIDHIKNAKDTLISFEILPPLKGKGIEALYDHLDPLMEYKPAFINVTYHRSEHIFKKNPDGSFKKVVVRKRPGTESICAAIMNKYNVDTVPHLICGGFSINETEDALINLNYLGIDNVLVLRGDAAKNETAFIPQADGHSYAIDLLKQVVDLNNGVYLEEDLKNSQKTNFCIGVAAYPEKHFEAPNMETDMAYLKAKVEAGADYIVTQMFFDNTKFYAFVDACRKAGITIPIIPGLKPVYTLKQLNVLPKTFHIDLPTDLSKEMMKCKTNEEVEQVGTEWLLMQSKDLKKNGVPVLHYYTLGRPQIISNVVREL, via the coding sequence ATGAAGGTGATCGATCATATTAAGAATGCAAAGGATACATTGATTTCTTTTGAAATACTGCCCCCGTTGAAGGGAAAGGGCATTGAGGCGCTTTACGACCATTTGGATCCGTTGATGGAGTACAAACCCGCATTTATCAACGTTACCTACCACCGGAGCGAACATATTTTTAAAAAGAACCCCGACGGAAGTTTTAAAAAAGTAGTGGTGCGTAAGCGGCCGGGAACCGAAAGCATTTGTGCGGCGATCATGAACAAATACAATGTGGATACGGTTCCGCATTTGATCTGCGGAGGATTCAGTATTAATGAAACAGAAGATGCCCTGATCAATCTGAATTACCTGGGCATCGACAATGTGCTGGTGCTTCGGGGCGATGCCGCCAAAAATGAAACCGCCTTCATTCCTCAGGCAGACGGCCATTCCTATGCGATTGACCTTTTAAAACAGGTGGTGGATCTCAATAACGGGGTCTACCTGGAGGAAGATCTGAAAAATTCACAGAAGACGAATTTTTGTATCGGCGTAGCCGCTTACCCTGAAAAACACTTTGAAGCGCCCAATATGGAAACAGATATGGCTTATCTGAAGGCAAAAGTAGAGGCGGGGGCCGATTATATTGTAACGCAAATGTTTTTTGACAATACCAAATTCTATGCATTTGTAGACGCCTGCCGCAAAGCGGGCATCACCATTCCGATTATACCCGGATTAAAACCCGTTTACACACTCAAACAACTGAATGTACTTCCCAAAACCTTTCATATTGACCTGCCTACCGATCTTTCGAAGGAGATGATGAAGTGTAAAACCAACGAAGAGGTAGAGCAGGTGGGCACGGAATGGCTGCTGATGCAGTCGAAGGACCTGAAGAAGAACGGGGTGCCGGTATTGCATTATTATACCCTGGGCAGGCCGCAGATCATCAGCAATGTGGTAAGAGAACTGTAA
- the rlmD gene encoding 23S rRNA (uracil(1939)-C(5))-methyltransferase RlmD, translated as MARKKKKNIVLENIRIEDYAAEGRSIARVDGKVIFVEQVVPGDVVDIRLGKNKKDWAEGHPIAFKSYSAERTEPFCTHFGVCGGCQWQMLPYEKQLQYKHQQVKDNLQRIGKVPLPEIQSILGAAKTRRYRNKIEYTFGTELFMPKEQFNTLKEQGINPHEYGKQGVAGFHAKGFWDKIVDIHTCHLQEEPTNAIRLAVKAFAKEHDYSFYDLRQHTGFLRTMQVRLCETGELMVNLVMGEDDPEKREKILNHLQAQFPQITTLLYTINTKRNDSLHDLEPVAWYGPGYVTEQLDQYRFKIGPKSFFQTNTAQANELYRVTREFAELTGNETLYDLYCGTGSIGIFCSQKAGKVIGVEVIEAAIEDAKENAALNGLEKTHFYAGDVIDICSDAFFEQHGRPDVIVTDPPRAGMHEKLVQKINEMAAPIVVYVSCNPATQARDLALLNEKYEVTKIQPVDMFPHTLHIENVVQLKLRP; from the coding sequence ATGGCTCGAAAAAAAAAGAAAAATATTGTTCTTGAAAATATCCGGATTGAAGACTATGCCGCCGAAGGGCGGTCAATAGCTCGGGTGGACGGGAAAGTAATCTTTGTAGAACAGGTGGTTCCCGGTGATGTGGTAGACATCCGGTTGGGTAAAAACAAAAAGGACTGGGCAGAAGGCCATCCCATTGCCTTTAAATCGTACTCCGCAGAACGCACGGAACCGTTTTGCACACATTTTGGTGTCTGCGGCGGCTGCCAGTGGCAAATGCTGCCCTACGAAAAACAGCTGCAATACAAGCACCAGCAGGTAAAAGACAACCTGCAGCGCATCGGGAAGGTTCCCCTCCCGGAAATCCAGTCCATACTCGGCGCCGCTAAAACCCGGCGGTACCGCAATAAAATTGAATATACTTTCGGCACCGAACTATTTATGCCCAAAGAGCAGTTCAACACATTGAAAGAACAGGGCATCAACCCGCATGAATATGGCAAACAGGGCGTTGCCGGTTTTCATGCCAAGGGCTTCTGGGATAAGATCGTAGACATACATACCTGTCACTTACAGGAGGAGCCCACCAATGCCATCCGACTGGCGGTAAAGGCATTTGCCAAAGAGCATGATTATAGTTTTTACGACCTCCGGCAGCACACAGGCTTTTTGCGTACCATGCAGGTACGTCTTTGCGAAACCGGAGAACTGATGGTAAACCTGGTGATGGGCGAAGACGATCCAGAAAAACGGGAAAAGATACTGAATCATCTTCAGGCGCAGTTTCCGCAGATCACCACGCTGCTGTACACCATTAATACCAAAAGAAACGACAGTCTTCACGACCTGGAGCCGGTGGCCTGGTACGGACCAGGTTATGTAACCGAACAGCTGGATCAGTACCGGTTTAAGATTGGCCCCAAGTCTTTCTTCCAAACCAATACCGCACAGGCCAACGAACTGTACCGCGTAACCCGGGAATTTGCGGAGCTTACCGGGAATGAAACCCTGTACGACTTATATTGCGGTACCGGAAGCATCGGCATTTTCTGCAGTCAGAAGGCCGGCAAAGTGATCGGTGTGGAAGTGATTGAAGCCGCCATTGAGGACGCTAAAGAAAATGCCGCATTGAATGGCCTGGAAAAGACCCATTTTTATGCAGGCGATGTGATTGATATTTGTTCGGACGCTTTTTTTGAACAACACGGGCGTCCCGATGTTATAGTAACCGATCCGCCGCGGGCGGGCATGCATGAGAAGCTGGTGCAGAAGATCAATGAAATGGCCGCCCCCATCGTGGTTTATGTAAGCTGCAACCCGGCAACACAGGCAAGAGATCTGGCATTATTGAACGAAAAATATGAGGTCACAAAAATCCAGCCGGTAGATATGTTTCCGCACACACTGCATATTGAGAACGTGGTGCAGCTGAAACTCCGGCCATGA